One stretch of Astatotilapia calliptera chromosome 3, fAstCal1.2, whole genome shotgun sequence DNA includes these proteins:
- the LOC113010808 gene encoding programmed cell death 1 ligand 1-like, translated as MFPVTASLCSTLLIVGVFVFVSADQQTIRAEPGQKNVTLPCRAPNNSSSITGVEWSRADLGDEYVLLYRDDQLDPTNQHPSFKNRVDLQDRQMKDGDVSLILKDVMINDAGTYECEAFIRGTNVRKRANLVGEPISIVKLKVDPPGPSVGLIVGLIVPAVLLLVAAAVGFLIYRKHKRQNRDFN; from the exons ATGTTTCCTGTAACTGCGTCGCTCTGCTCGACTTTGCTGATTGTCGGTGTCTTCgtgtttgtctctgcag accagcaaaccatcagagctgagccTGGACAGAAGAACGTCACTCTTccatgtcgagctccaaacaacagcagcagcatcaccggtgtagagtggagcagagctgacctgggAGATGAATATGTGCTTTTGTACCGGGATGACCAGCTTGATCCAACcaaccagcatccatcttttaagaaccgggtggatctgcaggacagacagatgaaggatggagacgtgtctttgattctgaaggatgtgatGATTAATGATgctggaacatacgagtgtGAGGCCTTCATTAGAGGAACAAACGTGAGAAAGAGAGCTAATCTAGTTGGTGAACCCATCAGTATCGTCAAACTGAaagttgatcctccag gacCATCTGTTGGACTGATCGTCGGTCTGATTGTTCCTGCTGTGCTTcttcttgttgctgctgctgttggtttTCTGATCTACAGAAAACATAAACGACAGAACCGAGATTTTAACTAG